A part of Geothrix oryzae genomic DNA contains:
- a CDS encoding 1-acyl-sn-glycerol-3-phosphate acyltransferase: MGASRTARFLARIWFRALRCEGPPLPPGPCLILLNHPNGLLDPLAAAASLDRRAGWLAKATLWKLAPLRPFLAAFRAIPVTRPRDGDATPESIQQCFRKVHEVLARGGSVVLFPEGVSHTGADLAPLKTGAARIALSSPTPPFLVPAGLVYGDRAAFRHGALLRVGEPVSWGDLAGRGTDPDAVVELTARIRAALRPLTLQDPEVRVLALAQEVAWLLAEAPGSRVDLEALRRRVRALVPRLAALVPAALAGLEARVHDTQGWLRAQGLRPDQVGHPYPWAEIRGWLPGAAWRLGLTVLLLPAGLAFWPSYRLVDWIAARFTEEGDQVATLKLLGGLLLHPLWAAVLAGLAGWCWGGWAALVAPGALLALLLALPLLERSAEDLQAIHGFLRRRDPAVPELLEARNRLLEAFPELEGE; this comes from the coding sequence GTGGGCGCCAGCCGCACGGCGCGGTTCCTGGCGCGGATCTGGTTCCGCGCGCTCCGCTGCGAAGGCCCGCCTCTGCCGCCGGGGCCCTGCCTGATCCTGCTCAACCACCCGAACGGCCTGCTGGACCCCTTGGCGGCTGCGGCCTCGCTGGACCGCCGGGCGGGGTGGCTGGCCAAGGCCACCCTCTGGAAGCTGGCGCCCCTGCGGCCCTTCCTGGCCGCGTTCCGGGCCATCCCCGTGACCCGACCCAGGGATGGCGACGCCACGCCGGAATCCATCCAGCAGTGCTTCCGGAAGGTCCACGAGGTCCTGGCCCGGGGCGGCTCTGTGGTCCTGTTCCCGGAAGGCGTGAGCCACACGGGGGCGGATCTGGCCCCCCTCAAGACCGGCGCCGCCCGCATCGCCCTCTCCAGCCCCACGCCACCCTTCCTGGTCCCGGCGGGGCTGGTCTACGGGGATCGGGCGGCCTTCCGGCACGGCGCCCTCCTCCGGGTGGGGGAGCCGGTTTCCTGGGGCGACCTGGCCGGCCGGGGTACGGATCCCGACGCGGTGGTGGAGCTGACCGCCCGCATCCGTGCGGCTCTGCGGCCGCTCACCCTGCAGGATCCGGAGGTGCGGGTGCTGGCCCTGGCCCAGGAGGTGGCCTGGCTGCTGGCCGAGGCTCCCGGCAGCCGGGTGGATCTGGAGGCGCTCCGCCGCCGCGTGCGGGCCCTGGTGCCCCGGCTGGCGGCGCTGGTGCCCGCGGCCCTCGCCGGCCTCGAGGCCCGGGTGCACGACACCCAAGGCTGGCTTCGCGCCCAGGGGCTCCGGCCCGACCAGGTGGGCCATCCCTACCCCTGGGCCGAGATCCGGGGCTGGCTGCCGGGCGCCGCGTGGCGGCTGGGCCTGACGGTCCTGCTCCTGCCGGCCGGTCTCGCGTTTTGGCCCTCGTACCGGCTCGTGGACTGGATCGCAGCCCGGTTCACGGAGGAAGGAGATCAGGTGGCCACCCTCAAGTTGCTGGGGGGCCTCCTGCTCCATCCCCTCTGGGCGGCGGTGCTGGCGGGGCTGGCCGGGTGGTGCTGGGGCGGGTGGGCGGCCCTGGTGGCTCCAGGGGCGTTGCTGGCGCTCCTTCTGGCCCTGCCCCTCCTCGAACGGTCCGCGGAGGACCTTCAGGCCATCCACGGCTTCCTGCGCCGCCGGGATCCGGCCGTGCCCGAGCTGCTGGAGGCCCGGAATCGACTGCTCGAGGCCTTCCCGGAGTTGGAAGGCGAATGA
- a CDS encoding spinster family MFS transporter, protein MTAARRLLLLLTGINLVNYLDRYVVAAILEPLGRELHLSDAQLGRLTFVFIAVYMCSAPLFGYLADRFHRPRLVAGGVALWSLATVGAAFVHSYPALLVTRSLVGVGEAAYASLGPAMLADGFPESDRAKAFTWFYLAIPLGSAFGYGLGGLVAGAWGWRASFLVAGLPGLVLALWMALQADPVRGAMDGTREDDANAPYLHRLKHVFLNRIWLACTASYVAYTFAMGGLSTWGPTLLQRRFAVSTAKAGLVFGGLAVVTGILGTFLGGWFTDRWQKRWPDAGAGISGVTLLAAAPVVAWALGTRHLGAAYALFFVGMFLLFVNTSPVNALTVSSLPASIRATGVAVNVLLIHLLGDAISPEWVGRRADALHAMGSSGGDALARALLVVVPAIVLSGLALGWARHRPSRA, encoded by the coding sequence ATGACCGCCGCGCGACGGCTGCTCCTGCTGCTCACCGGGATCAACCTGGTGAACTACCTGGATCGGTATGTCGTCGCGGCGATTCTCGAGCCCCTGGGCCGGGAGCTGCACCTGTCCGACGCCCAGCTGGGGCGCCTGACCTTCGTCTTCATCGCGGTCTACATGTGCTCCGCGCCGCTCTTCGGCTACCTGGCCGACCGCTTCCACCGCCCCCGCCTCGTGGCCGGGGGCGTCGCCTTGTGGAGCCTCGCCACCGTGGGCGCCGCCTTCGTGCACAGCTACCCGGCGCTCCTGGTGACGCGCTCCCTGGTGGGCGTGGGCGAGGCCGCCTACGCCAGCCTGGGCCCGGCCATGCTGGCGGACGGCTTCCCGGAATCCGACCGGGCGAAGGCCTTCACCTGGTTCTACCTGGCCATCCCTCTGGGCAGCGCCTTCGGGTACGGGCTGGGCGGCCTGGTGGCGGGCGCCTGGGGCTGGCGGGCCTCCTTCCTGGTGGCGGGCCTCCCGGGCCTGGTCCTGGCCCTCTGGATGGCCCTCCAGGCCGATCCGGTGCGCGGCGCCATGGACGGCACCCGGGAGGACGATGCGAACGCCCCGTACCTTCATCGCCTGAAGCATGTCTTCCTCAACCGCATCTGGCTGGCGTGTACCGCCAGCTATGTGGCCTACACCTTCGCCATGGGCGGCCTCAGCACCTGGGGCCCGACGCTGCTGCAGCGGCGCTTCGCGGTCTCCACGGCCAAGGCGGGCCTGGTGTTCGGCGGCCTGGCGGTGGTGACGGGCATCCTGGGGACCTTCCTCGGCGGCTGGTTCACGGACCGCTGGCAGAAGCGCTGGCCCGATGCCGGGGCCGGGATCTCCGGCGTCACGCTGCTCGCCGCCGCCCCGGTGGTGGCATGGGCCCTGGGCACCCGTCACCTGGGTGCGGCCTACGCGCTGTTCTTCGTGGGCATGTTCCTGCTCTTCGTGAACACCAGCCCGGTCAACGCCCTCACCGTCAGCAGCCTGCCCGCCAGCATCCGGGCCACGGGCGTGGCGGTGAATGTGCTGCTCATCCACCTGCTGGGCGATGCCATCAGCCCCGAGTGGGTGGGCCGCCGGGCGGATGCGCTGCATGCCATGGGGAGCTCCGGCGGGGATGCCCTGGCGCGGGCCCTCCTGGTGGTGGTGCCGGCCATCGTCCTCAGCGGCCTGGCCCTGGGATGGGCGCGGCACCGGCCCTCGCGGGCCTGA
- a CDS encoding OmpH family outer membrane protein has product MRLLAPSVAALCLSAALSVPAAAQEAPRFAFFSINQLVRSSKKAGAIFSELEITGKNLQEKLQAKGQELQTLQQQLNSPSLDPDKKEALAKRYRDLEFEAKKMQEDSQAEYQRVEKKVSESIAKLAGPIVEQLAKEQKIQMVFSDQSVQILSWADEAWMKGFTAEVSKRLDASEGTPAAAPKPAAAKPAAPKPAAPKK; this is encoded by the coding sequence ATGCGCCTGCTCGCCCCCTCCGTGGCCGCCCTGTGCCTGTCCGCCGCCCTGTCCGTGCCCGCCGCGGCCCAGGAGGCGCCCCGCTTCGCCTTCTTCAGCATCAATCAGCTGGTCCGCAGCTCCAAGAAGGCCGGCGCGATCTTCTCCGAGCTGGAGATCACGGGCAAGAACCTCCAGGAGAAGCTCCAGGCCAAGGGCCAGGAGCTGCAGACCCTGCAGCAGCAGCTAAACTCCCCCAGCCTGGACCCGGACAAGAAGGAAGCCCTGGCCAAGCGCTACCGCGACCTGGAGTTCGAGGCCAAGAAGATGCAGGAGGACAGCCAGGCCGAGTACCAGCGCGTGGAGAAGAAGGTCAGCGAATCGATCGCCAAGCTGGCGGGCCCCATCGTCGAGCAGCTGGCCAAGGAGCAGAAGATCCAGATGGTCTTCTCCGACCAGTCCGTGCAGATCCTCTCCTGGGCCGACGAGGCCTGGATGAAGGGCTTCACCGCCGAGGTCTCCAAGCGCCTGGACGCCTCCGAGGGCACCCCCGCCGCCGCGCCGAAGCCTGCCGCCGCGAAACCCGCCGCCCCCAAGCCGGCCGCGCCGAAGAAGTAG
- the bamA gene encoding outer membrane protein assembly factor BamA codes for MTQRNMVRNRVRPRWRRGVLPLLLVAGFSLSLAAQDIEPITQIEVIGSQKQTAETVIFKSGVKVGDDLRNLDFSAVLEKLWASGSFDDVKLELEDDKGGKKLVIRIRERPLIKEVDYRGGTEVGITNIKDKVKEKKLTINPDTVYDPEAARKIKNLIVEQAGEKGFRNPVVDITLEPMGTGVARLVFDIKEGGKAKIYRVEFRGNKVFSSSQLRGVMKKTRKHWMFSWLTTHDLLVDKNLDEDLENLKKAYWKMGYKDVFVGKPLIEVDDHTSPKQKIKNEKRIKEAKSPKYDLRATLTVPILEGQQYFEGTFKAEGGKLFRDTFYTGKYAEVKRDNKSFLKKFFNIKPSIETPKAGEKPVPFDLDAVNQTVDKLKEAYSNQAYIMFRAEKKLEIRDEDGVKKVDTTLKLDEGEPYTVRKIEFEGNLTTKDKVLRRSMLMREGDLFQTDRFKDSILSISQLSYFDVKNAEPKVDLVPEKSQVDVVIRGEEAGVNELLFQGGYGSLFGFSLGVSFSTRNLGGGGETLSVSYNGGKFSKNVSVGFTEPFIFDLPYSFSTSVSNGSADYDASRVGVANAYKQYTRSLGLSVGARLSNWFPQSPWAWFTTYSTGYSFRLIRIEGGRNYYFRDLSNQLTSTFSQSLSFSTVNHQFKPTQGTRVAFGLEYGGWQFGGDKPFLRATWDFAKFANVADRHIFAINLNYGYLQNMGKEELPLYDLYRPGGENSIRGYRFGQVGSVLLDNTGTPVVVGGNKQFIANLEYQFKIADQFRLVFFYDAGNAWGSGTKVFSKDSVSYTPYGTSTVITYTNPTLVRSAGLEFRFFLPISPAPLRLIWARKLNPYPFDTEGRTDFQFSIGTTF; via the coding sequence ATGACGCAGCGGAACATGGTTCGGAACCGGGTCCGGCCCCGGTGGCGCAGGGGTGTGCTGCCCCTGCTGCTGGTGGCGGGCTTCTCCCTTTCGCTGGCGGCGCAGGACATCGAACCCATCACGCAGATCGAGGTGATCGGCTCGCAGAAGCAGACCGCCGAGACGGTGATCTTCAAGTCGGGCGTGAAGGTGGGCGATGACCTCCGGAACCTGGATTTCAGCGCCGTGCTCGAAAAGCTCTGGGCCAGCGGTTCCTTCGACGATGTGAAGCTGGAGCTGGAGGACGACAAGGGCGGCAAGAAGCTGGTCATCCGCATCCGCGAGCGGCCCCTCATCAAGGAGGTGGACTACCGCGGCGGCACCGAGGTGGGCATCACCAACATCAAGGACAAGGTGAAGGAGAAGAAGCTCACCATCAACCCCGATACGGTGTACGACCCCGAGGCCGCCCGCAAGATCAAGAACCTGATCGTGGAGCAGGCGGGCGAGAAGGGGTTCCGGAATCCCGTCGTGGACATCACGCTCGAGCCCATGGGCACGGGCGTGGCGCGTCTGGTCTTCGACATCAAGGAAGGCGGCAAGGCGAAGATCTACCGCGTGGAGTTCCGCGGCAACAAGGTGTTCTCCAGCTCCCAGCTGCGCGGCGTCATGAAGAAGACCCGCAAGCACTGGATGTTCAGCTGGCTCACCACCCACGACCTGCTGGTGGACAAGAACCTGGATGAGGACCTGGAAAACCTCAAGAAGGCCTATTGGAAGATGGGCTACAAGGATGTCTTCGTGGGCAAGCCCCTCATCGAGGTGGATGACCACACTTCGCCGAAGCAGAAGATCAAGAACGAAAAGCGGATCAAGGAGGCCAAGTCCCCGAAGTACGACCTCCGGGCCACCCTCACCGTCCCCATCCTCGAGGGCCAGCAGTACTTCGAGGGAACCTTCAAGGCCGAGGGCGGCAAGCTCTTCCGCGACACCTTCTACACCGGCAAGTACGCCGAGGTGAAGCGGGACAACAAGTCCTTCCTGAAGAAGTTCTTCAACATCAAGCCCTCCATCGAGACCCCGAAGGCCGGCGAGAAGCCCGTGCCCTTCGACCTCGACGCGGTGAACCAGACCGTCGACAAGCTGAAGGAGGCCTACAGCAACCAGGCCTACATCATGTTCCGGGCGGAGAAGAAGCTCGAGATCCGCGACGAGGACGGCGTCAAGAAGGTGGACACCACCCTGAAGCTGGACGAGGGCGAGCCCTACACGGTCCGGAAGATCGAGTTCGAGGGCAACCTCACCACCAAGGACAAGGTGCTCCGCCGCAGCATGCTCATGCGCGAGGGGGACCTGTTCCAGACCGACCGCTTCAAGGATTCGATCCTGAGCATCAGCCAGCTCAGCTACTTCGATGTGAAGAACGCCGAGCCCAAGGTGGACCTGGTGCCGGAGAAGTCCCAGGTCGATGTCGTGATCCGCGGCGAGGAGGCCGGCGTCAACGAGCTCCTCTTCCAGGGCGGCTACGGCTCGCTGTTCGGCTTCTCCCTCGGCGTGAGCTTCTCCACCCGGAACCTGGGCGGCGGCGGCGAGACGCTGTCCGTGAGCTACAACGGGGGCAAGTTCTCCAAGAATGTCTCCGTCGGCTTCACCGAGCCCTTCATCTTCGACCTGCCCTACTCGTTCTCCACCTCCGTCTCGAACGGGTCGGCGGACTACGACGCTTCCCGCGTGGGCGTGGCCAACGCCTACAAGCAGTACACCCGCAGCCTCGGCCTGTCCGTGGGCGCCCGCCTCAGCAACTGGTTCCCCCAGAGCCCCTGGGCCTGGTTCACCACCTACTCCACGGGCTACAGCTTCCGCCTGATCCGCATCGAAGGCGGCCGGAACTACTACTTCCGCGACCTGAGCAACCAGCTCACCTCCACCTTCAGCCAGAGCCTGTCCTTCAGCACCGTGAACCACCAGTTCAAGCCCACCCAGGGCACCCGCGTGGCCTTCGGTCTGGAGTACGGCGGCTGGCAGTTCGGCGGCGACAAGCCCTTCCTCCGCGCCACCTGGGACTTCGCCAAGTTCGCCAATGTGGCCGACCGGCACATCTTCGCCATAAACCTCAACTACGGCTACCTCCAGAACATGGGCAAGGAGGAGCTGCCGCTCTACGACCTGTACCGGCCTGGCGGCGAGAACAGCATCCGCGGCTACCGCTTCGGCCAGGTGGGCAGCGTCCTGCTGGACAACACCGGCACGCCGGTGGTGGTGGGCGGCAACAAGCAGTTCATCGCCAACCTGGAGTACCAGTTCAAGATCGCCGACCAGTTCCGGCTGGTGTTCTTCTACGACGCGGGCAACGCCTGGGGCAGCGGCACGAAGGTCTTCAGCAAGGATTCTGTGAGCTACACGCCCTACGGAACCTCCACGGTGATCACCTACACCAACCCCACCCTGGTCCGCTCGGCGGGCCTGGAGTTCCGGTTCTTCCTTCCCATCAGCCCCGCGCCGCTCCGCCTGATCTGGGCGCGCAAGCTGAATCCCTATCCCTTCGACACCGAGGGCAGGACCGACTTCCAGTTCTCCATCGGCACCACCTTCTGA
- a CDS encoding ATP-dependent Clp protease ATP-binding subunit, whose product MFEKFTEKARRVMFFARYEASQFGAESIQSGHLLLGLLRESEKTSTQLLERMGVQVSALRERLVTALTPRDKKITPSSTSIDIPMEEEVKRILQHATAESAKLNHKHVGAEHLLLGMLKEEGCLAGRLLKEAGADLIAAKEILLESSKEEKIAKKKKEHPLLSEFARNLSEMAERGIFDNLIGREQEVERIVQILSRRRKNNPILLGEAGVGKTAIVEGLAQKIHEGVVPPSLADKRIYALDLSLVVAGTKYRGQFEERLKSIIAEASKDPSVVLFIDEIHSLIGTGAAEGSLDAANILKPALSRGEIQCIGATTHKEYAKYIDKDRSLVRRFQPVTVNPPDEIESLRIIEGIRDRYELFHRVRYTPKTMEASVYLSNRYITDRFLPDKAIDLLDEAGARVKLRVGPGGATPEGQTHEDELHRVINEMNEAVLSRDFEKAVLLRQKELQLREEIQKSRSELTDEDYARFPEVTEQDIEDVVASWTGIPVKALKGDEKANLVNMEPRINERVIGQPEAVSAVVRAVRRARTGLKNPNRPMGSFLFLGPTGVGKTELAKTLAAFLFGDAKKMIRFDMSEYMEKHEVSKLLGAPPGYVGYEEGGMLTDRIRRNPYCVLLFDEIEKAHPDLINILLSIFDDGQASDAFGNLVDFKNTIIIMTSNVGSRELLSEKNLGFVEQDGRPDAKSGDAMKVLKRTFPPEFLNRIDEIVVFNRLGDDELRKIVRLLVEDLNLTLQKHKLSVALTDAACDWLVKTTLRDRAYGARPLRRAIQKQVEDPLAELMVGQDTVPSGAVNFDLVDGKLVPTLSESGDVATGQETHLVGAPE is encoded by the coding sequence GTGTTCGAAAAATTCACCGAAAAAGCCCGCCGTGTGATGTTTTTCGCCCGCTATGAGGCGAGCCAGTTCGGTGCGGAAAGCATCCAGAGCGGCCACCTCCTGCTGGGGCTTCTCCGGGAGTCGGAAAAGACCAGCACCCAGCTGCTCGAGCGCATGGGCGTCCAGGTGAGCGCCCTCCGGGAGCGCCTGGTGACGGCCCTGACCCCCCGGGACAAGAAGATCACCCCCAGCAGCACCAGCATCGACATCCCCATGGAGGAGGAGGTCAAGCGCATCCTCCAGCACGCCACGGCCGAGAGCGCCAAGCTCAACCACAAGCATGTGGGGGCCGAGCACCTGCTGCTGGGCATGCTGAAGGAGGAGGGCTGCCTGGCGGGGCGCCTGCTGAAGGAGGCCGGCGCCGACCTGATCGCCGCCAAGGAGATCCTGCTGGAGAGCAGCAAGGAAGAGAAGATCGCGAAGAAGAAGAAGGAGCATCCCCTCCTCTCCGAGTTCGCCCGCAACCTCTCGGAGATGGCCGAGCGCGGCATCTTCGACAACCTCATCGGCCGCGAGCAGGAGGTCGAGCGCATCGTCCAGATCCTCAGCCGCCGCCGGAAGAACAACCCCATCCTGCTGGGCGAGGCCGGCGTGGGCAAGACCGCCATCGTGGAGGGCCTGGCCCAGAAGATCCACGAGGGTGTGGTGCCGCCGAGCCTGGCGGACAAGCGCATCTACGCGCTGGACCTCAGCCTGGTGGTGGCGGGCACCAAGTACCGCGGCCAGTTCGAGGAGCGCCTGAAGTCCATCATCGCCGAGGCCAGCAAGGATCCCAGCGTGGTCCTGTTCATCGACGAGATCCACAGCCTCATTGGCACCGGCGCCGCCGAGGGCAGCCTGGATGCCGCGAACATCCTGAAGCCCGCCCTCAGCCGGGGCGAGATCCAGTGCATCGGCGCCACCACACATAAGGAATACGCCAAGTACATCGACAAGGACCGCAGCCTGGTGCGGCGCTTCCAGCCGGTGACCGTGAATCCGCCGGACGAGATCGAGAGCCTGCGGATCATCGAAGGCATCCGGGACCGCTATGAACTGTTCCACCGGGTCCGCTACACGCCGAAGACCATGGAGGCCTCGGTCTATCTGTCCAACCGCTACATCACAGACCGCTTCCTGCCCGACAAGGCCATCGACCTGCTGGACGAGGCCGGCGCCCGCGTGAAGCTGCGGGTGGGCCCCGGCGGCGCCACGCCCGAGGGGCAGACCCACGAGGACGAGCTGCACCGGGTCATCAACGAGATGAACGAGGCCGTGCTGAGCCGCGATTTCGAGAAGGCCGTCCTGCTGCGCCAGAAGGAACTTCAGCTGCGCGAGGAGATCCAGAAGAGCCGCTCCGAGCTCACCGACGAGGACTACGCGCGGTTCCCCGAAGTGACCGAGCAGGACATCGAGGATGTGGTGGCCAGCTGGACCGGCATTCCCGTGAAGGCCCTCAAGGGCGACGAGAAGGCCAACCTCGTGAACATGGAACCCCGGATCAACGAGCGGGTCATTGGCCAGCCCGAGGCGGTGAGCGCCGTGGTGCGCGCCGTGCGCCGCGCCCGGACCGGCCTCAAGAACCCGAACCGGCCCATGGGCTCCTTCCTGTTCCTGGGCCCCACCGGCGTGGGCAAGACCGAACTGGCGAAGACGCTGGCGGCCTTCCTCTTCGGGGATGCCAAGAAGATGATCCGCTTCGACATGTCCGAGTACATGGAGAAGCACGAAGTCTCCAAGCTGCTCGGGGCCCCTCCGGGGTATGTGGGCTACGAGGAAGGCGGCATGCTGACGGACCGCATCCGGCGGAACCCGTACTGCGTCCTGCTCTTCGACGAGATCGAGAAGGCCCACCCCGACCTGATCAACATCCTGCTGTCGATCTTTGACGACGGTCAGGCTTCGGACGCCTTCGGGAACCTGGTGGACTTCAAGAACACCATCATCATCATGACGTCCAATGTGGGCAGCCGGGAGCTGCTGTCGGAGAAGAACCTCGGCTTCGTCGAGCAGGACGGCCGTCCCGACGCCAAGAGCGGCGACGCCATGAAGGTGCTCAAGCGGACCTTCCCTCCCGAGTTCCTGAACCGCATCGACGAGATCGTGGTGTTCAACCGCCTGGGCGACGACGAGCTGCGCAAGATCGTCCGCCTGCTGGTGGAGGATCTCAACCTCACCCTCCAGAAGCACAAGCTCTCCGTCGCGCTGACGGACGCGGCCTGCGACTGGCTGGTGAAGACCACCTTGCGCGACCGGGCCTACGGCGCGCGGCCGTTGCGGCGCGCCATCCAGAAGCAGGTGGAGGATCCCCTCGCCGAGCTGATGGTGGGCCAGGACACGGTGCCCTCGGGTGCGGTGAATTTCGATCTGGTGGACGGAAAGCTCGTCCCCACCCTGTCTGAGTCCGGAGACGTGGCCACTGGCCAGGAAACCCATCTGGTCGGAGCGCCTGAATGA
- a CDS encoding adenylosuccinate synthase, with product MSLVRTNLAILGLQWGDEGKGKVVDLLSPKFRQVVRFQGGNNAGHTVVVDGQSIALHQVPSGALHPGCFLVVGNGVVLNLEVFQQELDRLQARGFDLTGRLMLSDKAHIILPHHIALDLWREGGANKIGTTGRGIGPAYEAKAGRMGVRLGDLHHPETLADRIRPGYEEVRLRLGAGAELPSLERVVESLLRIAEPFLPFIGDTQNHLVAAWERGDRILFEGAQATLLDIDHGTYPFVTSSNCSLGGLFTGTGLPPKALDKILGIAKAYTTRVGSGPFPAEMHDATGEHLRQAGREFGTTTGRPRRCGWFDAPITAHACRTNGVDGLAIMKLDVLDGLDEVGLIVGYRTGEGTVTTKLPSCAADWKGLKPEVKYFKGWASTRGITSHGKLPAEAHAYLEALVESVEVPIAYLSTGPDRAEGCIYPGTFLEPLLA from the coding sequence ATGAGCCTGGTTAGGACCAATCTGGCGATCCTGGGCCTGCAGTGGGGCGATGAGGGCAAAGGCAAGGTCGTCGATCTCCTCAGCCCCAAGTTCCGCCAGGTCGTGCGCTTCCAGGGCGGGAACAACGCCGGCCACACCGTCGTGGTCGATGGCCAGAGCATCGCCCTGCACCAGGTGCCCAGCGGCGCCCTCCATCCCGGCTGCTTCCTGGTGGTGGGCAATGGCGTGGTGCTCAACCTCGAGGTCTTCCAGCAGGAGCTGGACCGCCTCCAGGCCCGCGGCTTCGACCTGACCGGCCGCCTGATGCTCTCCGACAAGGCCCACATCATCCTGCCCCACCACATCGCCCTCGACCTCTGGCGCGAAGGCGGCGCCAACAAGATCGGCACCACCGGTCGGGGCATCGGGCCCGCCTACGAGGCGAAGGCCGGCCGCATGGGCGTGCGGCTGGGCGACCTGCACCACCCCGAGACCCTGGCCGACCGCATCCGGCCCGGCTACGAGGAAGTCCGCCTGCGCCTCGGCGCTGGCGCCGAGCTGCCCTCCCTGGAGCGCGTCGTCGAGTCCCTGCTGCGGATCGCCGAGCCCTTCCTGCCCTTCATCGGCGATACCCAGAACCACCTGGTCGCGGCCTGGGAGCGGGGCGACCGCATCCTCTTCGAGGGCGCCCAGGCGACCTTGCTCGACATCGACCACGGCACCTACCCCTTCGTCACCTCCAGCAACTGCAGCCTGGGCGGCCTCTTCACCGGCACCGGCCTGCCCCCCAAGGCCCTCGACAAGATCCTCGGCATCGCCAAGGCCTACACCACCCGCGTCGGCTCCGGCCCGTTCCCCGCCGAGATGCACGATGCCACCGGCGAGCACCTCCGCCAGGCGGGCCGCGAGTTCGGCACCACCACCGGCCGGCCCCGCCGCTGCGGCTGGTTCGACGCGCCCATCACCGCCCATGCCTGCCGCACCAACGGCGTGGATGGCCTGGCCATCATGAAGCTCGATGTCCTGGACGGCCTGGACGAAGTGGGCCTCATCGTGGGCTACCGCACCGGCGAGGGGACCGTCACCACCAAGCTCCCCAGCTGCGCCGCCGACTGGAAGGGCCTGAAGCCCGAGGTGAAGTATTTCAAAGGCTGGGCCAGCACCCGGGGCATCACCAGCCACGGAAAGCTTCCCGCCGAGGCCCACGCCTACCTCGAAGCCCTGGTCGAGAGCGTCGAAGTGCCCATCGCCTACCTCAGCACCGGCCCCGACCGCGCCGAGGGATGCATCTACCCCGGAACCTTCCTCGAACCGCTGCTGGCTTGA